CTCGCCCACCGTGCCGAGCAGCCGCAGCGAGGAGAGGTCGTGTCGGTCCGGGAACTTCGACCCCCACTTCATGAACGCGCGGATCGCGGTCGGGGCGGTGTACAGCTGGGTCGCCTCGTGCTCCTCGACTATCTCCCAGAGGCGGTCGCGCTCCGGATGGTCGGGCGTCCCCTCGTACATCATCGTCGTCGTGCCGAGCGCGAGCGGCCCGTAGACGATGTACGAGTGACCGGTGATCCAGCCGATGTCGGCCGAGCAGAAGTACGTGTCATCCGGCTTGATGTCGAGGACCGACCGCGAGGTCCACGACACCCACGACATGTAGCCGCCGGTCGTGTGTTTCACGCCTTTCGGCTTCCCCGTCGTTCCCGAGGTGTACATCAGGAAGAGCATGTCCTCGGCGTCGCGGGTGACCGGCTCGACCTCGGCGCCCTCGTGTTCGGCCACGAGGTCGCCGTAGTCGATCTGGTCGTCCCCGAGGTCGTGACCGAAGTCGTCGCCGTTCGGCCCGAGCCGGTCGACGACGACCGTGGTCGTGTCGTGCTCGACGTCCGCGAGCCCCTCGTTCGCCTTGTCGAGGTGGTCGAGGGGGTCGCCGCGCCGGTAGTAGCCGTCGCAGGTGACGAGGTACTCCGACTCCGCGGAGTTCATCCGCGTCGCGAGCGCGTCGGCCGAGAACCCGGCGAAGACGACGCTGTGGGGCGCGCCGATGCGGGCGCACGCCAGCATCGCGATCGGCAGCTCCGGGATCATCGGCATGTACATCGTTACTACGTCGTCCTCCTCGACGCCCCGCTCCCGAAGGGCGGCCGCGAACTCGTTCACCTCGCGGTGAAGCTCTTCGTACGTGTACGTGCGGTCGTCCTCGTCGACCGGCTCGCCCACCCACTCGATGGCCGCCTCGTCGCCGCGCTCGTCGAGGTGTCGGTCGAGGCAGTTCGCGGACGCGTTCAGCTCGCCGCCCGTGAACCACTCGTAGAAGGGCGGGTTGCTGTCGTCGAGCACTTGGTCGTAGTCGGTTTCCCACTCCAGCAGGTCGGCGGCCGCCTCCCAGCACTCGGGCCAGTTCTCCTCGAACTCCTCGTATATCTCCGGGTCGGAGACGTTCGCCTGCTCGACGAACGACTCCGACGGCTCGAATACCTCCTGTTCCGCCAGCCTCGCTTCCAGTTGGCCGTCTCCCTCTGTCATGGTACGGTCGTATCCAACCGATATCGGCATATAAACGCTGGCGCTAAATACGAAAAATCGTGATGGATCGTCGCCGGTCCGGCCGGGGCGGCGCGCTCACCCGTCGGTGCGGACCGCGCGCTCCTCGCCGTCGCGGACCGACCGCTCCGCCGCCTCCTCGAAGACGCCGTCGAGCAGGGCGCGCTGGGCCTTCCGGAGGTGGTTGTGGAACGTCGGGGACGAGACGCCCATCGCGTCGGCCACCTCCTCGGCCGTGCTCCCGCGCGGCCAGTCGAAGTAGCCGCCGTGGTACGCCGCCGACAGCGCGGCCCACTGGCGGTCCGTGAACCGGTCGGCCACGCCGTCCCGCAGCGACGACTCCGCCCGCGGCGAGCGCGCGACCGACTCCTTGCTGGCGAGTCGGACGTCCGCGAACCGGTCGCGGAGGCCGTTCGCGACGGGCCTGACGTTCGTCCCCTCGGGGAAGTCCGCGACGACGCGGACCCGGCCGTTGGCGGCGGACGCGTCGCGGACCGTCGCGCCGTGGTCGACGAGCGCCCGGACCAGCGACCCGCCCGCGAGGCGGAGCGACGCCGAACAGCCGTCCTCGCGGGTCTCTATCACCCGGAAGTCGGAGACGCCCGCCGCCGACTCGACCACCGCGGCGAACGCCTGCGGACCGGCCCCGTCGACGGAGAGGTACGCCCGAGAGACGTCGTCGTCGACGTCGACGGTCGACGCCAGTTCGATCCGGCAGTCCAGTCGCTCGCTCGCGCGGGCGAGGAACGCCCCCTCGTCGGTGGTGCGGAATTCGACCTCGGTGACCGCATCGGAGTGGAGCAGCTCCCGCCACCGGTCCGCGGTGACCGCCCGACCGAGGCATCCCCCGAGCGCCGCGAGCGCGCGCCGCTCGGCCTCGTCGGTCGGGTCGCCGTCGGCCGCGACGACGCAGAGCGCGCCGTGAACGACGCCCTCGTAGGCCGCCGGCACCGCGACCGCCGGTCGTTCCCCCGTCTCCTGAGCGCCGTCGGTCGCGACCGGCGCGCCGTCGGCTATCGCGTTCGCCCCCGGTCCCTCGGCGGTCGCGCCGCGGTCCGCGAGCGTCTCGCGGTCGACGCCCGCCGCGGCGGCGACGTCGGCCCGCTCGCTCCCGACCGCCCGGCGGACGACCCAGGCCTCGGCCCAGCGGTCGGCCTCAGTCAGGCCGGCCGGGACGGCCGCGACGGGGTCCGCCGAACCGGGGTCAGCGAGCGCCTCGAACCCGGGTAAAACGGCCGTTTCGGTCGGCGTCGCGGCCGCCTCGTCGCCGTCCTCGCCGGCTATCGTGGCCACGAGCGCCTCCCCGTCGAGCGGGTCGAGGTAGGGGTCGAGCGTCCCGAGCGACTCCCACCCGCCCGCGTCCCGGACCGCCCGAGGGTCGACGTCGCGGTCGACGAGCAGTCGACGGGCGAACGTCTTCCGCAAGAGGTTGGGGGTGACCCGCTCGCCGAGCGCGGCGTCGGTGAGACCGGCCGCCCGCGCAGCGGTGTCGCTCACGATCATCTGGACGCGACGGGGAGAGACG
The sequence above is a segment of the Halorubrum sp. 2020YC2 genome. Coding sequences within it:
- the acs gene encoding acetate--CoA ligase — its product is MTEGDGQLEARLAEQEVFEPSESFVEQANVSDPEIYEEFEENWPECWEAAADLLEWETDYDQVLDDSNPPFYEWFTGGELNASANCLDRHLDERGDEAAIEWVGEPVDEDDRTYTYEELHREVNEFAAALRERGVEEDDVVTMYMPMIPELPIAMLACARIGAPHSVVFAGFSADALATRMNSAESEYLVTCDGYYRRGDPLDHLDKANEGLADVEHDTTTVVVDRLGPNGDDFGHDLGDDQIDYGDLVAEHEGAEVEPVTRDAEDMLFLMYTSGTTGKPKGVKHTTGGYMSWVSWTSRSVLDIKPDDTYFCSADIGWITGHSYIVYGPLALGTTTMMYEGTPDHPERDRLWEIVEEHEATQLYTAPTAIRAFMKWGSKFPDRHDLSSLRLLGTVGEPINPRAWKWYYQHIGDEECPVVDTWWQTETGGMMVTTLPGVKDMKPGAAGPPLPGLDVQILDTLGDEVEPGKAGYLTVQKPWPGMLRTLYNNDERYIEEYWAEYSDTDSDDPDDWVYFPEDGAKIDEDGYITVLGRVDDVLNVSGHRLGTMEIESAIVGVEGVAEAAVVGGNHDIKGEAVYAYVTTEDGYEGNDELREAIVAGVEDAIGPIARPEQVVFTPDLPKTRSGKIMRRLLENIADGEELGNTSTLRNPEIVEEIQQKADAE
- a CDS encoding bacterio-opsin activator domain-containing protein, whose protein sequence is MVDYLDADAYDALVTAAETYRAALVVRLAGEAGLRTEEITRVAPRHLREAESVASARVLAVPATGDGGNGGGGEAASAPPDDEPIDRETVVPPSLAADLDRYATSEGLRESDPYVDVSPRRVQMIVSDTAARAAGLTDAALGERVTPNLLRKTFARRLLVDRDVDPRAVRDAGGWESLGTLDPYLDPLDGEALVATIAGEDGDEAAATPTETAVLPGFEALADPGSADPVAAVPAGLTEADRWAEAWVVRRAVGSERADVAAAAGVDRETLADRGATAEGPGANAIADGAPVATDGAQETGERPAVAVPAAYEGVVHGALCVVAADGDPTDEAERRALAALGGCLGRAVTADRWRELLHSDAVTEVEFRTTDEGAFLARASERLDCRIELASTVDVDDDVSRAYLSVDGAGPQAFAAVVESAAGVSDFRVIETREDGCSASLRLAGGSLVRALVDHGATVRDASAANGRVRVVADFPEGTNVRPVANGLRDRFADVRLASKESVARSPRAESSLRDGVADRFTDRQWAALSAAYHGGYFDWPRGSTAEEVADAMGVSSPTFHNHLRKAQRALLDGVFEEAAERSVRDGEERAVRTDG